The Myxococcales bacterium DNA window CGTTGAGGGGATGGACCTCGTCGACGCGGATGCGACGACGAGCGCCCGGACCCAGAGCAGCCTTCGTGCCACCGTCGCCGCGTCGCGCTAACTCCCCGCGAACCCGCGTGAACCCGCCTCCGCGCGCCGCCGACGCTGTCGAAGCTCGGACGTGGGTGTCACGTTTCGGGTCGAAGTGTGGTGTGGACCGATGGTCACAGCGCCGCGTCGGGCGTGGCCGCGATCACGGCAGCTCGGCCGCCGCGTCGGGCGTGGCCGCGATCACGGCAGCTCGGCCGCCGCGTCGGGCGTGGCCGCGATCAGGTCGATCACGACCTGCGCCAGCTCGGGGCCGACGTCCTCTTGCAAGAAGTGGCCGGCCTTGGTCAGGGTCGTGTGCGGCTGACCGGCGGCGCCGGCGATCCGCGTCTGCAGCGGGCGATCGGCGCCCCGGGTGATCGGATCCGAGTCGCCGAACGCGGTGACGAACGGCCGCGGGAACCGCTCGAGGCCGCGCCAGGCCGCGCGGTTGCCCTCGCTCGCGGGATCGTCGGGCGCCGCCGGCACCAGCGACGGGAACTGCCGGGCGCCGGCCTTGAAGGACTCGTCGGGGAACGGCGCGTCGTAGGCCGCGACCACCTCCGGCGCCATGCCGCGCGCGACCGCGCCGCTGACGATGCGGCCGGTCGCGAACTCCGGCACGGTCTGCGAGAACTGGCGCCACATGAAGAACGCGTCGGGCGGCTTCTGGTCGCCGGTCGGCAGGAACGTGTTGGCCGCGACCACGCGCGCGAACCGCGCCGGCTCGTCGCCGACCAGGCGCAGGCCCAGGAGGCCGCCCCAGTCCTGGCACACGAGCGTCATCGCCCGCAGCCCGGCGCCGTCGATGAAGGCGCGCAGCCACGCCAGGTGGCTGGCGTAGGTGTAGTCGGTGCGCGCGGTCGGCTTGTCCGAGCGCCCGAAGCCGATCAGATCGGGCGCCACCGCGCGCAGCCCGGCCGCGACGCACGCGCGGATGACGTGCCGGTACAGGAACGACCACGACGGCTCACCGTGGAGCATCAGCACCACCGGCGCGTCGCGCGGGCCCTCGTCGACGTAGGCCATGCGCAGCGGCGGGCTGCCGTCGCCGGCGGGGACCTCGAGGTAGTGCGGCGCGTAGGGGAAGTCCGGCAGGTCGGCGAAGCGCTCATCGGGGGTGCGGAGGCGATCCATGCCCGCGACTGTACGCGCCGGACCGGGCGCGCGACCAGATCGGCGCGCGATCCGCTTGGCGCCGCGCCGGGGCCGACGCAGGATCGGGCGGTGCAACTCGCCGCTCGCGCCGCCATGCTGTGCGCCATCCTGTGCGTCGTCGGCGCGTTCCTGCCCGCCGGCGAGCTCGCGATCCGCACGCCGGTGTCGACCCACCGCCGGACCGCGTCGCTGTACCAGCTCGGCGCGAGCAAGGACGCCGCCAAGGACTTCCTGCACCGGTACCGGTCCAGCCTCGGCAAGAAGCTCGGGGTCAAGGTGCTCGACAAGGTCGCGCCGCGCCTGCGCGGCCGGCTCGGCTCCGGCGCCAGCGACCTCCAGGACGCGGTCGCGACGCTCGACAGCATCCAGGACAAGGACATCGACACGGTCGGCGCGATCATCGTCGCGGTGCTGTGGACCTCGCTCGGCGTGAACCTGCTGGTCATCGCGCTCCTGTGGGGCGTCGACGCGACGTCGCGCCGCCTGCGGATCGCCGGCGCGGTCGCGGTCGCGGTGATCGCCGCGACCTTGGCGATCGCCGTCTACCTCGTGCTCAGCCGGATCGTCAGCGAGGCCAACGCCGAGGTCGAGCGCTCGGTGTTCGCGCTGCGCGGCGGCGCGCACATGATGCTCCTGGCCGGGATCGGCCTGCTCGTCGCCGCGGCCCTCACCGCGATCGGCTACGCCCGCGCCCGCGCCCGGTTCCGGCCGCCGACCCCGCCGCCCGCGACGGCGACGTAGCCCCGCGCTATCGTCCGGCCGTGATCGAGATCGTCGAGCTTGAGGGCGAGCCGGTGGCGGGCCTGCCCTACCTGAACGCGGCCCGGGGCGGCGGCACCGAGCGACGCACGCTGGTGGTCGAGCGCGCGCGCGTACGCGGCCTGCCGCCCGATCTCGACGCGGTGATCGCCACCAGCGACCTGCAGGGCATCGTGATCGAGCCGCACACGCGCGCGTCGATCTTGCTCGGGGTCGCGACCGCTGAGCTCCTGGCCGAGCTGGCGTTCGACGGCGTCCTGCCGGCGGCCGATCACACCGGCGTGGTCCTGGCCGGCGATCTGTACAGCGTGCCAGCCGCCAACAAGCGCGGCGGCCACGGCGAGGTCGCGCCGGTGTGGGCCGCGTTCGCCGAGTCGTTCGCCTGGGTCGCGGGCGTCGCCGGCAACCACGACGACGTCTCGACCGTGCGCCGGGCGCCGCACGTCCACGTGCTCGACACCGACCTGATCGACCGCGGCGGCCTGCGCATCGGCGGCGTCGGCCTGATCGCCGGCAACCCCGCCAAGCGCGGCCGTCGCGCCGAGGACGATCAGCTCGAGCGCATCGAGGTGATCGCCACCAGCGACCTCGATCTGCTGCTGCTGCACGAGGGCCCCGGCGGCGACGACGACCAGCCCGGCCACCCGCTGATCCGCGCGGTGGTCGAGCGCGCGCGCGTGCCGCTGACGATC harbors:
- a CDS encoding haloalkane dehalogenase codes for the protein MDRLRTPDERFADLPDFPYAPHYLEVPAGDGSPPLRMAYVDEGPRDAPVVLMLHGEPSWSFLYRHVIRACVAAGLRAVAPDLIGFGRSDKPTARTDYTYASHLAWLRAFIDGAGLRAMTLVCQDWGGLLGLRLVGDEPARFARVVAANTFLPTGDQKPPDAFFMWRQFSQTVPEFATGRIVSGAVARGMAPEVVAAYDAPFPDESFKAGARQFPSLVPAAPDDPASEGNRAAWRGLERFPRPFVTAFGDSDPITRGADRPLQTRIAGAAGQPHTTLTKAGHFLQEDVGPELAQVVIDLIAATPDAAAELP
- a CDS encoding metallophosphoesterase — encoded protein: MIEIVELEGEPVAGLPYLNAARGGGTERRTLVVERARVRGLPPDLDAVIATSDLQGIVIEPHTRASILLGVATAELLAELAFDGVLPAADHTGVVLAGDLYSVPAANKRGGHGEVAPVWAAFAESFAWVAGVAGNHDDVSTVRRAPHVHVLDTDLIDRGGLRIGGVGLIAGNPAKRGRRAEDDQLERIEVIATSDLDLLLLHEGPGGDDDQPGHPLIRAVVERARVPLTICGHVHWDRPLARHTGGQILNVDTRVLVLVPA